In Zingiber officinale cultivar Zhangliang chromosome 1A, Zo_v1.1, whole genome shotgun sequence, a genomic segment contains:
- the LOC122011246 gene encoding uncharacterized protein LOC122011246, producing MKPMQQNALAVAVAAADRDHPSICMKPRWLSPLPTIAVPVQPLLRLPSNHLDLLDRCDPEAGAGFPGILIPKGGGTEDSVLSSPSLFCGYPPNRVANPVVFDSRFGRDRPPGPVGHFPAIHSSLNSPILCL from the exons ATGAAGCCGATGCAACAGAACGCTTTAGCTGTCGCCGTCGCCGCTGCAGACCGCGATCACCCGAGCATCTGCATGAAGCCCCGGTGGCTGTCTCCCCTTCCTACCATTGCCGTCCCGGTCCAGCCTTTGCTACGGCTTCCGAG CAATCACTTGGATCTGTTGGATCGTTGCGATCCGGAAGCTGGAGCAGGGTTTCCCGGTATCCTTATTCCAAAG GGTGGAGGAACAGAGGATTCAGTGCTTTCATCTCCCTCGTTGTTCTGCGGCTATCCACCGAACCGTGTGGCGAATCCCGTGGTTTTCGACTCCCGATTCGGACGAGATCGGCCGCCAGGACCTGTCGGTCATTTCCCGGCGATCCATTCCAGCCTGAACTCGCCTATTCTGTGCCTCTGA